The Flammeovirga pectinis genomic interval ATTTCCATATAAGGGTTGTTATAGATTATGACGTTGATAGGCTTCAAGTGTACGTGTAGAGATACATTCAGCTGAGAAGTACTAATCGCCCAAGAGCTTTTCTTTTACGGTTAGCACTCTAGTAATAGAGTGCTAGCAAAGTTTTTCCTTTTCACTGTCAAATAACTTATTTAGAAGAGTTATTTGGTATTAGTGATTAGATTCGATGATCAAAGACATTAAGATATTGATGGTGTCAATGACGTGGGTGTTCACCTCTTTCCATTCCGAACAGAGCAGTTAAGCCCCACAGTGCTGATGGTACTGGGTTAACCCCCGGGAGAGTAGGTCGACGCCACATTCATTATATATAGAAGGTTAGTTAACACAAGATGTTGACTAACCTTTTTTTTTGCAATTATTATTGCAATAATTTGTTAATCAGTGTGTTATAATGAAAAAGTACTATTTTTTTAACGTATTGATTATTACCTTTGTAACTACAAGTTAGGCTAACAGCCCTCTGTATATCAGATGTTTATTCTTTAAGGAGTAAATCGAAGTGTGAGGGTCGATCTTATAAATATAAAATATCACTAAAGTGACTAAAGCAGAAGTAATCACAGAAATTCTCAGAAAAATTGAGAAGCGTCAAGAAGCTCAGACTTCAAACGCAGCAACTATGGTTGAGGTAGATAAAGAAGTAGTCGGTCAAGTATTGGAAGACTTCTTTAACGTAGTGAAGGACAAGATGGCAGAAGGTAATAATATCTACATCCGTCGTTTTGGTAGCTTTGTTAATAAAAAGCGTGCAAGCAAAAAAGGAAGAGATATCTCTAGAGGAGAAATAATTCCTATTCCTGAGCACTTTATTCCAAGCTTCAAACCTTCTAAAGAGTTTGTTGAAAAAATTAAAGGTAGTGACAAAGTACGTTTGATTAACGAAAACTAGTACTTAGTTGCAAAGAATTGCATAAATTGTCCTCATCTTAATAATTTAAGATGAGGACATTTTTTTAACCTCAATTTTAATATGGGAACTAAACAATATAGCTTAATTGGAGTAGGAGTAGTTTTAATAATTCTATTAGCACTTTTACCTAAAGCAGTAATTACAGACAATACTGCGAGTACTGTTGAAGGAAATCAAACTACAACACAAACTGAACAACATAGTGAAGATGACGGGCATGATCATGGTAATAATAATGTAGATATGGCAGCAGCTCATTCTGATAAACTACCTGCAGATACTCAAAATATTTTAGATTCGCTTCAAGATCAGTTTGGAAAAACAAAAGGAATAGACAATAAAGCTAATGTTGCAAACAAAGCATATGATTTATTGATTCGTATGAATAAATTTGACAGAGCAGCAGAATGGAAATTAGCTTTATATGGAGCTGCAAATAATACTGAAGATCTTAGATTGGCAGCGGATGCCTATTATGATGCTTTTACTTTTGCAATGAGCGATGAGAAGTCAAGTAAGATGGCAACCTTAGCAAGATCTAATTATGATAAGTATTTAAAGATTAACCCAAAGGATTTAAATTCTAAAGTCAAGTTAGGTATGACCTATGTTGTGTCTTCATCTCCAATGCAAGGTATTACCTTAATAAGGGAAGTTCTTACTGAAGAGCCGGATCATCAATTAGCTATTTTTAATTTAGGCTTACTTTCAATGCAGTCAGGTCAATATGAAAAAGCTGTTGGGAGGTTTACTCAATTGAAAAAATTATACCCAGAAGATATGGAAGCTAGATTTTATTTAGCTTTATCTTTAAAGGAAGTAGGTAAGACAAATCAAGCAATTGAAGAGCTAGAATTTATTAATAAAAATGCTGATTCTGAGGATATTCGTGTAACATCTGCTCAATATCTCTCTGAATGGGTGAATTAATGTAAATAAAAGTAGAAAAATAGATATTAAATTCGTCTTTCTAC includes:
- a CDS encoding tetratricopeptide repeat protein, producing the protein MGTKQYSLIGVGVVLIILLALLPKAVITDNTASTVEGNQTTTQTEQHSEDDGHDHGNNNVDMAAAHSDKLPADTQNILDSLQDQFGKTKGIDNKANVANKAYDLLIRMNKFDRAAEWKLALYGAANNTEDLRLAADAYYDAFTFAMSDEKSSKMATLARSNYDKYLKINPKDLNSKVKLGMTYVVSSSPMQGITLIREVLTEEPDHQLAIFNLGLLSMQSGQYEKAVGRFTQLKKLYPEDMEARFYLALSLKEVGKTNQAIEELEFINKNADSEDIRVTSAQYLSEWVN
- a CDS encoding HU family DNA-binding protein, whose protein sequence is MTKAEVITEILRKIEKRQEAQTSNAATMVEVDKEVVGQVLEDFFNVVKDKMAEGNNIYIRRFGSFVNKKRASKKGRDISRGEIIPIPEHFIPSFKPSKEFVEKIKGSDKVRLINEN